A genomic segment from Nicotiana sylvestris chromosome 1, ASM39365v2, whole genome shotgun sequence encodes:
- the LOC104243580 gene encoding uncharacterized protein, translated as MDRWTGILKVPLYADSSTYYRVAASLCLSASTKSLSVPVANAIFFNGDKVEGTGNQVIERLSDLQKIAEILVSKFGNSINAWVVESPVFNGPFAVYKDFIPSVNEYGEPKSYDAERFPASSTTVLLLWNCLKEAKNVILGKQKEPYQAEVSTSTSSTPRTILLGFSKGGTVLNQLVTELGFAPVQFTEDVSLANKNVTNGGFASLQQDQIIPNSKDSFLNSIAEFHYVDVGLNTQGAYVTNQDVIDKISERLVQGAPGIRFFLHGTPRQWCDGRRIWIRKEKDEFFRLLRGATQKNMGKLYIRERLYFGNRLPELQIHFEIMEHLDVS; from the exons ATGGATCGTTGGACAGGAATCTTGAAGGTGCCCTTGTACGCTGATAGCAGCACATATTATCGAGTTGCAGCTTCTCTTTGCCTTTCCGCTTCTACTAAATCACTCTCT GTACCTGTTGCAAATGCCATTTTTTTCAACGGAGATAAGGTTGAAGGGACAGGAAATCAAGTGATTGAGAGGCTATCAGACCTGCAAAAAATAGCTGAAATCTTGGTTTCAAAATTTGGGAATTCTATCAATGCTTGGGTTGTTGAGTCACCAGTTTTTAATGGGCCTTTTGCAGTTTATAAGGACTTTATCCCTTCTGTCAATGAATATGGAGAGCCCAAATCTTATGATGCAGAGCGGTTCCCTGCTTCTTCCACCACTGTCTTGCTTTTGTGGAATTGCCTGAAAGAG GCAAAAAATGTCATTTTAGGGAAGCAAAAAGAGCCCTATCAAGCTGAAGTTTCTACATCAACTTCAAGTACACCAAGAACAATACTACTTGGATTTAGTAAGGGTGGTACTGTACTCAACCAGCTGGTTACTGAGCTTGGTTTTGCACCAGTCCAGTTCACTGAAGATGTATCGTTAGCAAATAAGAATGTGACAAATGGAGGATTTGCCTCCCTGCAACAAGATCAGATCATTCCAAATTCTAAGGATAGCTTCTTAAATAGCATAGCTGAATTCCATTACGTAGATGTTGGTCTAAACACACAGGGAGCATATGTAACCAACCAAGATGTCATTGATAAAATTTCTGAGCGCCTCGTGCAAGGAGCCCCTGGAATTCGGTTTTTCCTTCATGGAACTCCTAGACAGTGGTGTGATGGCCGCAGGATTTGGATCCGGAAGGAGAAGGATGAGTTTTTTCGGCTGCTCAGAGGAGCAACTCAGAAGAATATGGGGAAATTGTATATACGTGAAAGATTATATTTTGGTAATAGGCTCCCTGAACTCCAGATACACTTTGAAATCATGGAGCATTTGGATGTGAGTTGA